Proteins encoded together in one Opisthocomus hoazin isolate bOpiHoa1 chromosome 27, bOpiHoa1.hap1, whole genome shotgun sequence window:
- the PRAM1 gene encoding PML-RARA-regulated adapter molecule 1 isoform X1 encodes MTLKECKKEEKADREFQKKFKFEGSISVLTQMMVDPAATEKRGGGKNLPLRRGEILDVIQFTNEEQILCRNSQRRYGYVPRAVMLHLDTDIYDDVEIYACSIPLLLAPGTLRGPLRCP; translated from the exons ATGACACTGAAGGaatgcaagaaggaagagaaggcagaCAGGGAGTTTCAGAAGAAATTCAAG TTCGAAGGCAGCATCAGCGTCCTGACTCAGATGATGGTCGACCCCGCCGCGACGGAGAAGAGGGGCGGAGGGAAGAACCTGCCACTGAGACGAGGAGAAATTCTTGATGTCATTCAGTTTACAAATGAGGAGCAAATCCTCTGCCGGAACAGCCAGAGGAGGT ACGGCTACGTGCCCCGCGCCGTGATGCTCCACCT GGACACTGACATCTACGACGACGTTGAGATCTATG CTTGCTCCATCCCCTTGCTGCTAGCCCCAGGAACCCTTCGAGGTCCTTTGAGATGTCCCTGA
- the PRAM1 gene encoding PML-RARA-regulated adapter molecule 1 isoform X2, with the protein MTLKECKKEEKADREFQKKFKFEGSISVLTQMMVDPAATEKRGGGKNLPLRRGEILDVIQFTNEEQILCRNSQRRYGYVPRAVMLHLDTDIYDDVEIYG; encoded by the exons ATGACACTGAAGGaatgcaagaaggaagagaaggcagaCAGGGAGTTTCAGAAGAAATTCAAG TTCGAAGGCAGCATCAGCGTCCTGACTCAGATGATGGTCGACCCCGCCGCGACGGAGAAGAGGGGCGGAGGGAAGAACCTGCCACTGAGACGAGGAGAAATTCTTGATGTCATTCAGTTTACAAATGAGGAGCAAATCCTCTGCCGGAACAGCCAGAGGAGGT ACGGCTACGTGCCCCGCGCCGTGATGCTCCACCT GGACACTGACATCTACGACGACGTTGAGATCTATG GTTGA
- the POLE4 gene encoding DNA polymerase epsilon subunit 4, with protein sequence MLTPVRPALNKTQLLQSGGWGVPSPPQVSAQPRGRAPGPRPPGEGPTSSAHGGLEEKTVCRGRPRGPGRGMAAAAAAAGPGAAAEAAAGPGEEAAAGPGPGVARLARLPLSRVKALMKADPDVSQASQEAVFVLARAAELFVETLAKDAYVYAQQSKRKTLQRKDLDNAIEAIDEFAFLEGTLD encoded by the exons ATGCTAACCCCCGTGCGCCCGGCGCTGAACAAAACACAGCTGCTGCAGTCGGGGGGCTGGGGAGTCCCATCTCCCCCGCAAGTCAgcgcccagccccgcggcagggcccccggcccccggccccccggtgAGGGGCCCACCAGCAGCGCCCATGGCGGGCTGGAGGAGAAGACGGTGTGTCGGGGGAGGCC gcgcggccccgggcgcgggatggcggcggcggcggcggcggcggggccgggggcggcggcagaggcggcggcggggccgggggaggaggcagcggcggggccggggccgggagtgGCCCGCCTGGCCCGGCTGCCGCTGTCGCGGGTGAAGGCGCTGATGAAGGCGGACCCGGACGTCAGCCAGGCCAGCCAGGAGGCCGTCTTCGTCCTGGCGCGGGCCGcg GAGTTGTTCGTTGAAACCCTTGCCAAGGATGCCTACGTGTACGCgcagcaaagcaaaaggaaaaccctGCAGAGAAAAGACCTGG aTAACGCCATTGAAGCTATTGACGAGTTCGCTTTTTTGGAAG gtACTTTGGACTGA